The window ACTTTGGCGGCCGATGGTCTGTTTTTGCTCTTGACCATTTTGGCGTTTGTGTTGGGCTGGGCCTGGCGATTTCGACTGGTGGGAGTCACCGCATTCACGATCGTGGTGGCGGCGGGGTTGTTTGGTTTTGGCCTCAGCCTCCGGGAACGGCCGCGCATTGAGGGAGCCGCCCCCTACCAACTGGTTTATGACACGGGAGCAACCCTCGCCACGATCGCCGTTTCGCCAGACTTGCCAGCGGAGGCGTTGGTGGCCACCCTCAAGCAAGCCGCGATCGACCTCTACTCCCCTGGACGAGTGGGGGGTAAGCCTTCGTTGACCATCCGTGCGCGATCGGTCACTCATCCTGAGGATGGGATCTCAAAGCTCCAATACCTAGGGCAAATCGAGCGATCGCTCACTGTTCGCATCGATGAAAATCCCAAGATCACTCTGTTCTAGGAATTTAGCCTCTAGGAACTCAGCCCGCTCCCCGCTCGATCGACCGTGGCTTCCTGGATATTGGTTAAGCCATTGAGGAAGCCTGGCCGACTGGCCCAGTTCAGTACTCAGTTCTACGTCAATCAGCGCCCAGCTCTACATCAACATGCTGTCCATGTTGGGCTGCACCTTTGCTCGAATCAGCAGAGCCGTGATGTTGTCATGGCCATTGTGCTGATTTGCCAGCTCCACCAGTTGCGAAACCCCTTGGTCAAGGTTGGCGCGAGAGCTAATCAGTGGGGCTAAGTGGGTTTGCCAGTGGGTTTCAATCAAGTCGTTGTCGCTCAATCCATCGGAACAGAGCAACAACAGAGCATCTTCATCCAGATCCAAAAACTGGATTTCTGGATCCACTCCGGTGTTATCGCGGGGCCCCAGAGCTTGGGTGAGTTGATAGGCATCGGGGCGGCTGTAGGCGGCATCGGGGTCAATGCCGCGCTGAATTTCCCGCTGTCCGACTTCGTGGTCGGTGGTGATTTGCTCAAGACCCCGACGGCGGGTGAGCCGATAAAGCCGGCTGTCTCCCACGTGGGCCACGGCCACCTTGGAGTTGTGGACAAGCACTAAAACCAGGGTGGTTCCCATTCGTCCACTGCCCGATCGCTGCTCGCTTTGGTTTTCGTCGTAAATGGCCTGATTGGCCATGAAGATTCCCTCTCGAATGGCCTCGATCGGGGGCATTTCAGTTTGCCAATTGGTTTGGAAATAGTCCTGAAGGGTCTTGACCGCCAAGTGGCTGGCCACTTCCCCGCTGGCATGGCCCCCCATCCCGTCACAGAGAATATAGAGATTGTGGGCCCGAACCGTCCTGCCGTTGGGGGTTTCCAGTCGCTGGAAGTTGGTGTAAATGCCGAAGTAGTCCTCATTGTGATCGCGCTGGCGACCAATATCGGTGCGCCCCGCCTCATCCAGACTCGACAATTTCATGGGCAGGACGATCGTGGGTGTATCGTCCTCATCGTCATCCCGCAGGCTGCTGAGGGGAAGATTAGCGAGCGGATTGCCACCGTTAGGAACAACCGAGCTAGAAGGCATGGCCACGCTTTCGCTCAGGCTGGTGGCGGCGATCGCCGCTACGGGGGATTTTTGCTCCAAGTTGTCGGCAATGAGCCGCAGGTGCTGGCGCACCACGTCGGGGCTGGTGAACTGACCCCGAGCAATCAGTTGAGCCAGGTTAATCAGGGAGTCAGCTCCTGGGTGTTCCGCTTGGGTCAGCAACTGTAGCCAGGCTTCGCCCAAGTGCGTGAGGCTGCTGGCGGCGGTGGGCTGCTCCGGATGCGCGGTGGGGTCATGCAGACGCTTGAGGCTCAGAACGCTGTCTTCGTCAACACACAGGTTGTCGAGCACCAGCAGACTGGCGGTACATTGCACGGGAATTAACTCTTCCCAAAGGTCGAGCATTTCGTAGAGATCGTGCAGGACTTGCAGGGTGGGTGTGTCGGGATCTCGCCACAGATCGCTCAGGGATTTCCAGTCCGATCGATCCTCAATCAACAGAACTTGCCAGCCTTCTCCTTGCCAGGTGTCGTAGACCTGGGGCAAGCGTTGGCCCAGTTGTGAATCGAGCAGCAGATAGGGTTGGGCAATGGAGGGAATCTGGGACTCGATCGAGAGTTCGTAAGTGGCGGGTTGAGAGCTGGGGGGCAAGGTGGGTTCCGCGTCGCCCTCGATCGGCTGGTGCAACCAGCGATCGAAAAATCGCAGTCGATAGGGCTGTTGATCCAGCACTTGGGTTTGATATTGGGCGCTGGCATCAATCGCCCGAATCGGAGTCAAGGGCTTGTAGCGCAGAAAAGGCTGGTCGGGATCATTGGTCTCGGGGGGATTTGGCCAAGCGGCATCCGGTTCCGGCGGCACCAAAAGAGCTTGCAGAACTGTCCCGATCGCCTCGCCACAGTCACTACAGGTGAGCTGACCGACGGGATTCTCAGTGCCGCATTCCGGACAGAGCAATCGATCGAGCGAGGCACCACACTGCTGACAGTACTTGTTGTCATCAGGGTTTTCACATTGGCACTGGGGACAAATCTGCATAGCAGCCACTGTCAGAGGTCTCAAGAGTGATCAGGGTTGGTTGATCGATGGGTGATCAAGCTTGGGTGATTAAATCGAGTAATCAAATCACGAGGACTATTAAACGGAGCATCTAAACGAAACGCCTAAACAGAACGCCTAAACAGAATGCCTAAACAGAACATCGCGAATAGCCGTTGGCACGCCACCCTGATCGGAAATACTGGATCGAGTCAAGCCAAATGGGCCAGGTCAAAAGTGGCCGCCCCCGGCAAGATGTTTGACGATCTTTTCTGGATTCTAGCTGACTGCTCCTGGTCTCAATCGTAACGCTTCAGAGATTAAGGATCGTGTATAGATACCTCACTCTCTTGAATTGGCTTCGTTACGGCGTAATTAACGGTTTTGGGGGGCGAGCCTTGAATATGGAAATCCCAGCCAATTTAGGGCAGCTCCGGTCTCATACGCGCGATCGCGATCGAATGGCATCTGCACCTAGCACCTGAACCCAGTTTTGGAGTTCACCGCGTTCCGTATCCGGCCCCGCTGAGCTAGTGTCCATCTCCGTGGTGCTCAGGGGGCTTAATCAGCCGCTGCTGACGCAAATTCCGTCTGTTTTAGCTTTTCTAGCGAAAAGTTGCCTGATCCGGCGAAGCATTTGCAAATTTTTCAAGATTTTCGGCCCAACTCCCCATCATGGCCCCAAAATCGACAACGCCCAACCTCCTGAACTCAGGTGTTGGGCTGAAAGTCATTGGGGTTTAAGGACTAGGGGCGGGTTCTGGGATCGGGGCGGCGCGGTTTGGCAGTTCCTGAAGGCTTCCTTGGCGGAAGGTGCGATCGCCCTGATAACCCGACAAATCCGCCAGGCGATCGAGTGGAGTCACCCCTTCATAGAGCTTGCCGCCAATTTTCCAGGAGGGGAAACTGCGAATTCCCGCCGCCCGACAAAGATCCGGTTTGGCGTTCTTGCCGTTGGGATCACACTCCACATAGGGCAGCTTTGCGGCCGCCTCCTTGCCAAACAGTTCTTTCTGCTCGTGGCAGTGGGGACACCAATAGGCTCCAAATTCCTGCGCCCCTGCTTTGGTCAGGTGCTCGGCTAAAGCAATTTCCGCTGGGCCGGAAGTGGTCTTGATGGTGAACATTTCCGAGCCGTTGGAACTGGATCCGCTGGGAGTGGCATAGACCCCCAAGGTTCCCACCAGTGTGATGATGGCCAGCCCGATCGCCGTAAAAATGGGTTTCCCTAAATCATCCCAACGGCGACTGCTGAGGGCCAGGCCAAACAGCGACAGGGAAAAGAACGCCGACCCCAAACAATAGAGACAAGTCTCGCGAATTTCCGAGACCATCACATACATCAAATAGCCGCTGAACGTGGCCATCGCTGCGCCGCCCGCCACCAACAGCAAGCCGCTCCACTCTTCAATCTGCACTTGCAGATCCTTACGGGCCTGTTGGGTTACCAGGGGAGCCAGCGCCAACAACAACATCGCGCCATAGCCCAACATTCCAATCAGCGGCAGCGGTATCCCCAACACCTCGGCATAGGGACTGTTCAGGACGCGATCGCACCCTTCTGTGGGGCAAGCCGCCTTTGCGCCCGTTAACTTCACCACGGTTAGATAGCTGGTGAGCACCAAACCGGTTCCGGCGATGCCCGCAATTACGGTGCGACCGTGGCGATGGAGCCAAGGCAGTTGGCGGCGGCGTTTTGTGCTAGAAGCAGTCATGGCAAGGCACAGAGAACCATCTCGATCGGGATACGGCAGAGCCGTCACTACAGACTTCAGGGTAGCGAACGGCCTTACCGCTGTCTAGGAAGGTCAACGAATCATTGCTTGATGGTGCGCAAATGACCGGCCGAATGGGCCAGAAAAAGCGATCAAAACGCAGAAAAGAGACAAAAGAAAAAGAGACAAAAAAGATGGCCAATGCTCAGCACTGGCCACCCAATCAGCTCGAAATGACAGTCAAATCAGGGCTAATTTCCGAGTTCTAGCGAGCCACCGACCAATTTTGGTCAACCCGGATGGGCGGCATCAGGAACAGGGCAATGAGCTGCCAAGCCGTGTTCAAAATCAACGGCAACTTTTGCAGGGTCTTCACGAAGCCCGGTTCGTTCGAGGCAGCGATTTCACCCAACTTGATGTTGTTGGCGGCACAGCGATCAAGCCGCTCATAGAACTCAGGGTTCTCCACATCCAGGACGATCGGGAACACCCGACCCGCCGTTTCGTTGGTCTTCTTAATCACTTCGATGTCATAGTCGCGAGCGTTCAGCCCGATCGCCGCGTAGAACCCGCTCCGTTGCAGATCGTTCAAGAACATCGTCGCAAACACCGACAGCAGGAAGAACCGGCACCAGAGACGGGCTTTCCAATCGTTCAAGAATTGGGGATTGGCCCGCAGCACCGCATCGAAAAAGTCGCCGTGGCGGTTCTCGTCTTGGCACCAGTTTTCAAAGAAGCGGAAGATCGGATAAATCCGGTCTTCGGGATTCTTTTCCAGGTGGCGATAGATCGTGATGTAGCGCCAGTAGCCGATCTTTTCCGACAGGTAGGTCGCGTAGAAGATGAACTTCGGTGCGAAGTAGGTGTAGCTCTTGCTTTGGGTCAGGAAGCCCAAATCTAGCGACAGGTTGAAGTCCGTCATCGCCTTGTTCAGGAAGCCCGCATGGCGTGCTTCATCCCGCGACATCAGCTCAAACCCTTCGGCCAGCACCGGGTTTTTGCCCTTCAGTTTCCGCGACAGTTCCTTGTAAAGCAAGAAGCCCGAAAACTCAGCGGTGCAGGAGCGCTCCAGAAACTCAATGAACAGCTCGCGGGTTTTGCCGTCAATGTGATCCCAGCTTTGGTTGAACTCCTCATCGCGCACGAAGTGGTGGCGGTTATAGTCCACCCGAAATTCTTCGATGATCGCTTGGAGTTCCTCTTCGTTGGCGGAGATATCCATCGCCGCCATTTCTTCGAAGTTGGTGGTGTAGAAGCGCGGCGTGAGGATCGTGTCCTTGGCGGGAACTTTGACTCCCGGCTGGACGGCTTGCGGTTTTTGGGGAGTGCTAACCATGAATTGCTTAGTGCGATCGAGGTACGGGTTGGGCGGATGACTGAGCCAGACAGGATCTGGATCGATCTGACTGGCGCAATCTGAACGGATCTAACGGATCTATCAGCGTGCTAGGGAAGGGTCGTCAACGGGATGATCAGCAGCGATTTTTTCCTGACAACTGCACAGCGGTTGTGTGGGATCAAAGGCTGCGTTGGAATTTTAAAAACGGCTTGCCAAAGATCACTAAAGATCAAAAGCCTTAAAAAAACTGTTGTTTAGTCTATCAATCTCCTTTGGGGGGATGGGGGATGGGATATGAAGAGTTACAACAACAGGTAACAATCTGCAACAAATCTCAACTTCTAATTGCCCTAAAGTGCCCAATTGCCTGCTGATCCCCCCTATCGTTCGGGACTGGGGCGATCGGTGCGCACCTTCACGGAATAGCCATGGGACGGCAGACCCTCCGCTTCCGCCAATGCCTGCACCGCCGAAGACACGGACGACAGGGCCCCGGCGGAATAGGAAATGATGCTGGAGTGCTTCATGAAGGTTTCCGTGCTCAGGGGCGAGGCATAGCGGGCTGCGCCGGAGGTGGGCAGGGTGTGATTGGGGCCCGCGAGGTAGTCGCCCACTGCTTCCGGCGTGGAGTGGCCCAGGAAGATGGCTCCGGCATGTTTAATCCGCTCCAGCAGATCCCAGGGTTCCGCCACTTCCAATTCCAAGTGTTCCGGTGCAAATTCGTTGGACAATTCCGCCGCCAGCTCCAGCGTTTCCACCACGACGACCAGGCCGAAATGGGCGATCGCCTTTTCCGTATCAATCCGCCGAGGATGATCCGCCAGTTGATCCTTGACCTCGTTCACCACCTTTCCGGCCAGGTCGCCATCGGTGGTGATCAAGATTGCGGCGGCCATGGGGTCATGCTCAGCCTGGGCTAGCAGGTCGGCGGCCAGGTGGGTGGGGTCAGCGGTGCGATCGGCAATCACGAGCACTTCTGAGGGCCCAGCGAGGGAGTCAATGCCCACCGTGCCGTAGACTTGCCCCTTGGCCAACATCACGTAAACATTGCCCGGGCCGGTGATCACGTCCACTTTCGGAATCGTTTCCGTCCCGTAGGCGAGGGCGGCGATCGCCTGGGCCCCGCCCACCCGGTAAATTTCCGTCACGCCCGCCTCTTGGGCCGCCACCAGCACGGCCGGGTTCAAAGCACCCCCGGGGCCCGGCGGGGTCACCATCACAATTCGCTCCACCCCGGCCACCTTGGCCGGAATCGCATTCATCAGCACGGTGCTGGGATAGGCAGCCCGCCCACCGGGAACGTAGAGACCAGCGCGATCGACCGGCGTGTAGCGCTTGCCCAAGACCACATCTCGATCGCCAAATTGCACCCAGCTTTTGGGAACGCGCAGCCGGTGAAACTCCTCAATTTGTCGGCTCGCCAGTTGGATCGCCGACAGGAGTTCCTTAGAAACCTGTTGGTAGGCCGCATCCAGTTCCGACCCCGTGACGCGAAGTTGCTCGGCAGTTAAAATCTGCTTGTCAAACTCTTCCGTGTAGGCTAACAAGGCCCGATCGCCTTGGCGCTTCACGGTTTGGAGGATCTGACGCACGGTGGCTTCCTTATGCGTCACCTGCTCATCGTGGGTGCGATCGCAAATCCGCCGTAGCTCCGACCGGGCCTCGGCCAATTCGGTAATAATTCGCAACATGGAGTCTTCGCGTCCTGGTCGTCCAATTCGGCGACCTCGCAGCGCCCCGTGGCTACCGACGAGATCGGCGTAGTCATCATTATAGAAACACTCGGCAGCCTGAAAACCTTGGCTCCTGAGAGCAAGGCTTAAAAAGCGATCGGGATTCTGGCGCGATCGCCGGGCTAATGCGGTGAGTATTAAAACATTTTTTAACAAAATTCCGGAGTTCTTTGCACGAGTTCCGGCAGTGGGTGTTATTATGGATCGCCGGGCAGTTCCAACACCGTCCAATCTCTCCTTGTCCAGCCTTGCCAAAGGGTGACCGCCAGAGCCGAAATTTTTTCTTGCTCACCAGCGTCACGACTCACCAGGCCCAAGGAACAGTGCCGATGCTTCTTGACCGCTCATTGTAGCGGTGTCAGCCTGCGGAGCGACCCTGAGACTTTTCCTGGTCTCATCCTAGAACGAAGGCGCGGAAGACTCGACCACGAGAAACAAGCAAGAACCCAAATCCTCTGGTTTGGGTGTCCCCCTTGCCCCGGCATGGGAATCTAGTGTCAACGTTGCAATCGAAATCCTAAGAGATCGACCGTGGCTAATATTAAGTCTGCAATCAAGCGCGTTCAGATCGCAGAGCGTAATCGACTGCGTAATAAAGCTTATAAGTCGGCGGTGCGAACCCTGACCAAGAAATATCTGTCGTCGGTGGATGCTTACGCGGCTAACCCTTCGCCGGAAGCCCTGGAAGCTGTCCAAGCCAATCTGTCCAACGCCGCCAGCAAAATTGACAAGGCCGTGAAGCGGGGTGTTTATCACCGCAACAACGCCGCGCGCAAAAAGTCGAAGTTGGCCAGCTACCTGAAGAAGGCTGTCGCTGCTTAAGGGTTGGTTGGGCGATGGGGCCTCGCCACCCTTGGTGCGTTGTCCATCGCTGACTGAGACTGCTGGGCTGAGATCCCAAGCATTAACCCTTAGCCGTAGTCGAGGTGGGTAAACGCGCCGTGAAAGCGATCGACACGCACGTTCACGTTAATTTTCCCAACTTTAGTGATGATTTCAGCGCCGTTCGCCAGCGTTGGTTGGCGGCCGGCGTTGACGCGTTGGTTCACGCTTGTGTGCATCCGGGCGAGTTTGGGGCGATTCAGGCGATCGCTCAGGCTTGCCCTGAAGTGTTTTTCGCCGTTGGGCTACACCCACTGGAGGCGGAACATCAGTGGCAAGAGGCGTTGGGCGAGCAAATTCGCACCTTGGCTCAATCGGATCCGAAGGTGGTGGCCATTGGTGAAACCGGTCTCGACTTCTATAAATCAACGGCCCATCAAGTGCAGTTGGCGGCCTTTGGGGCCCAGCTTGATTTGGCCAGCGATTTGGGTCTGCCGGTGATCATCCATTGCCGCGACGCTGCTGAGGAAATGCTTGCGTTTCTGCGCGATCGCCCGGGTTGTCCGGCGGGAGTTTTGCACTGCTGGGGAGGTACCCCTCAGCAGGCATTGCAGTTTGTGGAGCTTGGGTTTCACATCAGCTTCAGCGGCACGGTCACCTTCAAGAATGCCCCAGACATTCAGGAATCCGCCAAGGTAGTGCCGCTCGATCGCCTGTTGGTGGAAACGGATTGCCCATTTTTGGCTCCCGTTCCCCATCGCGGTCGTCGCAATGAACCGGCCTACGTGGTTTCGGTGCTCAACCAGGTAGCCGCCCTGCGGAATCTTGACCCGATCGCCCTGGGTGAGCAGACCAGCGCCAATGCTCGCCAGTTGTTCCGACTGCCCCAGTCGATCGAACCCACCGTTCCCGCCCTGGCCCTCGCCTAGGGCCCCGCAGCCGGGCCGGGCGATCGCCCCTGCGATTTGCCCCTTGCCAAGCCCGGTCACCGTTGTTTTGCTGCTGTTTTGCTGCCCGCGTTCCATCTGCCAACGGGTTTGCACTTGGCATCACCGCCCCCAGGAGACGCATGACCGACAAACTCGCGACCACGACCCCTTCGTTTCTGCTGCCCGACCTGATTGAAATTCAACGGGCCAGCTTCCGTTGGTTTCTCGAAGAAGGCCTGATCGAAGAACTTGATAGCTTCTCCCCGATCACGGACTATACCGGCAAGTTGGAGCTGCACTTCATCGGCAAAAACTACAAGCTGAAGCGGCCCAAATACGACGTTGATGAAGCCAAGCGGCGGGATGCCACCTATTCGGTGCAAATGTATGTGCCGACCCGGTTGATCAACAAAGAAACCGGCGAAATCAAGGAGCAAGAAGTCTTCATTGGCGATCTGCCCCTGATGACGGAACGGGGAACCTTCATCATCAACGGCGCGGAACGGGTGATCGTGAATCAGATCGTCCGTAGCCCCGGTGTTTACTATAAGTTTGAAATTGACAAGAGCGGTCGCCGCACCTACTCCGCCAGCTTGATTCCCAATCGGGGCGCTTGGCTGAAGTTTGAGACCGACAAAAACGACATGGTTTGGGTGCGGATCGACAAGACCCGCAAACTGTCGGCCCAAGTGCTGCTGAAGGCCTTGGGCTGGACGACGGCAGAAATTCTCGATGGGCTGCGCCACCCGGAATATTTCCAACGGACGATCGAAAAAGAAGGCGACTTCTCCGAAGAAGAAGCGCTGATGGAGCTGTACCGCAAGCTGCGACCGGGCGAACCGCCGACGGTTTCGGGTGGTCAGCAACTGTTGGATTCGCGCTTCTTTGATCCCAAGCGCTACGACCTGGGCAAGGTGGGCCGCTACAAGATCAACCGCAAGCTGCACCTGAATATTCCTGACACGGTGCGCGTGCTGACCCCGCAGGATATTCTGTCGGCGATCGATTACCTAATCAATCTGGAATTTGACCTGGGCAGCACCGACGATATCGACCACCTGGGCAACCGCCGGGTGCGTTCCGTGGGTGAACTGCTGCAAAACCAAGTGCGCGTGGGCTTGAACCGGCTGGAGCGGATCATTCGCGAGCGGATGACCGTATCTGATGCGGATTCCCTAACGCCCGCTTCTTTGGTCAACCCGAAACCCCTGGTGGCGGCGATTAAGGAGTTCTTCGGCTCCAGCCAACTGTCCCAGTTCATGGATCAGACCAACCCCTTGGCAGAGCTGACCCACAAGCGCCGTCTGAGTGCCCTCGGCCCCGGCGGTCTGACCCGGGAGCGGGCGGGCTTCGCGGTGCGCGACATTCACCCCAGCCACCATGGCCGGATTTGCCCGATCGAAACGCCGGAAGGCCCCAACGCTGGTCTGATCGGCTCCCTGGCCACCCATGCCCGCGTCAATCCCTACGGCTTCATCACCACCCCGGTCTTCCCGGTGGAAAATGGCCGCGTCCGGCTCGATCGCTCACCGATCTATATGACCGCCGACGAAGAGGACGATGTGCGCGTAGCTCCTGGGGATGTGCCCATGGACGAAAACGGCTACATCCTCGGGGAATCGGTGCCCGTGCGCTACCGCCAGGAATTCACCACCACCAGTCCCGACCAGGTGGACTACATCGCCGTTTCCCCGGTGCAGATTATCTCGGTGGCAACCTCCCTGATTCCGTTCCTGGAGCATGACGACGCAAACCGGGCCCTGATGGGATCGAACATGCAACGGCAGGCCGTGCCCCTGTTGCGGCCCGAGCGCCCCTTGGTGGGTACTGGCTTGGAAGCCCAGGCCGCCCGTGACTCAGGGATGGTGATCGTTTCCCGCACCGCCGGGGAAGTGGTCTACGTGTCCGCCAAGGAAATCCGCGTCAAGGATCCAGACGGCAACATCCTGGAATACGAGCTGCAAAAATACCAGCGATCGAACCAGGACACCTGCCTTAACCAACGCCCCCTCGTCTACAGCGGCGAGCGCGTGGTGGCTGGGCAAGTGCTGGCTGATGGATCCTCCACCGAAGGCGGCGAACTGGCCCTGGGCCAAAACGTCACCGTCGTCTACATGCCCTGGGAAGGCTACAACTACGAAGACGCAATCCTAATCAGTGAGCGCCTGGTGGCCGAGGATGTCTATACCTCGATCCACGTCGAAAAATTCGAGATTGAAGCCCGCCAAACCAAGCTCGGCCCCGAAGAAATCACCCGCGAAATTCCCAACGTGGGCGAAGATGCCCTGCGCCAACTGGATGAGCACGGGATCATCCGGATCGGCGCTTGGGTCGAATCGGGCGACATCCTGGTCGGGAAAGTCACGCCCAAGGGTGAATCGGATCAACCGCCGGAAGAGAAGCTGCTGCGGGCGATCTTCGGTGAAAAGGCCCGGGACGTGCGCGACAACTCCCTGCGCGTGCCCAACGGCGAAAAGGGTCGTGTCGTCGATGTGCGCGTGTTTACCCGGGAACAGGGCGATGAGCTGCCCCCCGGCGCGAACATGGTCGTGCGCGTCTACGTGGCCCAAAAGCGCAAAATCCAAGTGGGCGACAAGATGGCCGGTCGCCACGGCAACAAGGGGATTATCTCCAAGATCCTGCCCGTGGAAGATATGCCCTTCTTGCCCGACGGTAGCCCGGTGGATGTGGTGCTGAACCCGCTGGGGGTGCCCTCCCGGATGAACGTGGGTCAGGTGTTCGAGTGCTTGCTGGGTTGGGCCGGTGAGCAGTTGGGGATGCGCTTCAAGGTCACGCCCTTTGACGAAATGTACGGGGCAGAAGCCTCCCGTCTGGCGGTGCATGGCAAGTTGCAGGAAGCCCGTGACGAAACCGGCAAGGACTGGCTGTTTGAGCCGACGAATCCCGGCAAAATCACGGTCTATGACGGCCGAACAGGGGAACCGTTCGATCGCCCCGTCACCGTCGGCAAGGGCTACATGCTGAAGCTCGTCCACTTGGTCGATGACAAGATCCACGCCCGCAGCACCGGCCCCTACTCGCTGGTGACCCAACAGCCCCTCGGCGGTAAGGCCCAACAGGGCGGTCAGCGGTTCGGGGAAATGGAAGTGTGGGCCTTGGAAGCCTTCGGGGCCGCCTACATCCTGCAAGAGCTGCTGACGGTCAAGTCCGACGACATGCAGGGCCGCAACGAAGCCCTCAACGCCATAGTGAAGGGCAAGGCGATCCCGCGACCGGGTACACCGGAATCCTTCAAGGTGCTGATGCGCGAATTGCAATCTCTCTGCTTGGATATTGCCGTCCACAAGAGCGAAATCCAAGACGACGGCACCAGCCGCGATGTGGAGGTAGACCTGATGATCGATATCCCCGGCGTTCGTCGTGCGCCCACCCGTCCCACTTACGAAGTGTTTGCCCGTGAAGGGTTTGACGACGAGTAAGGTGTGAGTTCTGCGGATCGATCGCCCCCTGAATGTTCTGTCTGGGGCGATCGACCCAATCCCGTTTGCCTGCTGATTGCCCACCGTCACCGAACAACCATGTCGAAACTCAAGCAGCGCTTTGACTACGTAAAGATCGGCATCGCCTCGCCCGAGCGGATTCGCCAATGGGGCGAGCGTACCTTGCCCAACGGTCAAATCGTCGGTGAAGTGACCAAGCCCGAAACGATCAACTACCGCACCCTGAAGCCCGAAATGGACGGGCTATTCTGCGAGCGGATTTTTGGCCCCGCCAAGGATTGGGAATGCCACTGTGGCAAATACAAGCGGGTGCGCCACCGCGGTATTGTCTGCGAACGTTGCGGCGTGGAAGTGACCGAATCGCGGGTGCGTCGTCACCGGATGGGCTTCATCAAACTGGCGGCCCCCGTCACCCACGTTTGGTATCTGAAGGGGATCCCCAGTTACATGGCGATCCTGTTGGATATGCCCCTGCGCGATGTGGAGCAGGTGGTGTACTTCAACTCCTACGTGGTGCTCGATCCGGGCAATGCGGCGGATCTCAGCTACAAGCAACTGCTGAGCGAAGAGCAGTGGATTGAAATTGAAGATCGCCTCTACGCCGATGACTCGGATCTCGAAGGCGTGGAAGTGGGCATCGGGGCCGAAGCGATTCAGCGCCTGTTGCAGGATATTCCCCTGGAGCAGGAAGCCGAGCGC is drawn from Limnothrix sp. FACHB-406 and contains these coding sequences:
- a CDS encoding Ycf51 family protein, with the protein product MDFSQLLNGKGLTELAIEGAKWTLAADGLFLLLTILAFVLGWAWRFRLVGVTAFTIVVAAGLFGFGLSLRERPRIEGAAPYQLVYDTGATLATIAVSPDLPAEALVATLKQAAIDLYSPGRVGGKPSLTIRARSVTHPEDGISKLQYLGQIERSLTVRIDENPKITLF
- a CDS encoding serine/threonine phosphatase, giving the protein MQICPQCQCENPDDNKYCQQCGASLDRLLCPECGTENPVGQLTCSDCGEAIGTVLQALLVPPEPDAAWPNPPETNDPDQPFLRYKPLTPIRAIDASAQYQTQVLDQQPYRLRFFDRWLHQPIEGDAEPTLPPSSQPATYELSIESQIPSIAQPYLLLDSQLGQRLPQVYDTWQGEGWQVLLIEDRSDWKSLSDLWRDPDTPTLQVLHDLYEMLDLWEELIPVQCTASLLVLDNLCVDEDSVLSLKRLHDPTAHPEQPTAASSLTHLGEAWLQLLTQAEHPGADSLINLAQLIARGQFTSPDVVRQHLRLIADNLEQKSPVAAIAATSLSESVAMPSSSVVPNGGNPLANLPLSSLRDDDEDDTPTIVLPMKLSSLDEAGRTDIGRQRDHNEDYFGIYTNFQRLETPNGRTVRAHNLYILCDGMGGHASGEVASHLAVKTLQDYFQTNWQTEMPPIEAIREGIFMANQAIYDENQSEQRSGSGRMGTTLVLVLVHNSKVAVAHVGDSRLYRLTRRRGLEQITTDHEVGQREIQRGIDPDAAYSRPDAYQLTQALGPRDNTGVDPEIQFLDLDEDALLLLCSDGLSDNDLIETHWQTHLAPLISSRANLDQGVSQLVELANQHNGHDNITALLIRAKVQPNMDSMLM
- a CDS encoding vitamin K epoxide reductase family protein — its product is MTASSTKRRRQLPWLHRHGRTVIAGIAGTGLVLTSYLTVVKLTGAKAACPTEGCDRVLNSPYAEVLGIPLPLIGMLGYGAMLLLALAPLVTQQARKDLQVQIEEWSGLLLVAGGAAMATFSGYLMYVMVSEIRETCLYCLGSAFFSLSLFGLALSSRRWDDLGKPIFTAIGLAIITLVGTLGVYATPSGSSSNGSEMFTIKTTSGPAEIALAEHLTKAGAQEFGAYWCPHCHEQKELFGKEAAAKLPYVECDPNGKNAKPDLCRAAGIRSFPSWKIGGKLYEGVTPLDRLADLSGYQGDRTFRQGSLQELPNRAAPIPEPAPSP
- the acsF gene encoding magnesium-protoporphyrin IX monomethyl ester (oxidative) cyclase, coding for MVSTPQKPQAVQPGVKVPAKDTILTPRFYTTNFEEMAAMDISANEEELQAIIEEFRVDYNRHHFVRDEEFNQSWDHIDGKTRELFIEFLERSCTAEFSGFLLYKELSRKLKGKNPVLAEGFELMSRDEARHAGFLNKAMTDFNLSLDLGFLTQSKSYTYFAPKFIFYATYLSEKIGYWRYITIYRHLEKNPEDRIYPIFRFFENWCQDENRHGDFFDAVLRANPQFLNDWKARLWCRFFLLSVFATMFLNDLQRSGFYAAIGLNARDYDIEVIKKTNETAGRVFPIVLDVENPEFYERLDRCAANNIKLGEIAASNEPGFVKTLQKLPLILNTAWQLIALFLMPPIRVDQNWSVAR
- the hisD gene encoding histidinol dehydrogenase, which gives rise to MLRIITELAEARSELRRICDRTHDEQVTHKEATVRQILQTVKRQGDRALLAYTEEFDKQILTAEQLRVTGSELDAAYQQVSKELLSAIQLASRQIEEFHRLRVPKSWVQFGDRDVVLGKRYTPVDRAGLYVPGGRAAYPSTVLMNAIPAKVAGVERIVMVTPPGPGGALNPAVLVAAQEAGVTEIYRVGGAQAIAALAYGTETIPKVDVITGPGNVYVMLAKGQVYGTVGIDSLAGPSEVLVIADRTADPTHLAADLLAQAEHDPMAAAILITTDGDLAGKVVNEVKDQLADHPRRIDTEKAIAHFGLVVVVETLELAAELSNEFAPEHLELEVAEPWDLLERIKHAGAIFLGHSTPEAVGDYLAGPNHTLPTSGAARYASPLSTETFMKHSSIISYSAGALSSVSSAVQALAEAEGLPSHGYSVKVRTDRPSPER
- the rpsT gene encoding 30S ribosomal protein S20, with product MANIKSAIKRVQIAERNRLRNKAYKSAVRTLTKKYLSSVDAYAANPSPEALEAVQANLSNAASKIDKAVKRGVYHRNNAARKKSKLASYLKKAVAA
- a CDS encoding TatD family hydrolase, which translates into the protein MKAIDTHVHVNFPNFSDDFSAVRQRWLAAGVDALVHACVHPGEFGAIQAIAQACPEVFFAVGLHPLEAEHQWQEALGEQIRTLAQSDPKVVAIGETGLDFYKSTAHQVQLAAFGAQLDLASDLGLPVIIHCRDAAEEMLAFLRDRPGCPAGVLHCWGGTPQQALQFVELGFHISFSGTVTFKNAPDIQESAKVVPLDRLLVETDCPFLAPVPHRGRRNEPAYVVSVLNQVAALRNLDPIALGEQTSANARQLFRLPQSIEPTVPALALA